Proteins encoded together in one Quercus lobata isolate SW786 chromosome 3, ValleyOak3.0 Primary Assembly, whole genome shotgun sequence window:
- the LOC115982829 gene encoding origin of replication complex subunit 6, translated as MSSSPFHSHSLFPFPCKFQTQLSNTRPDDPPDPTWKMDLSDIAKKLDLSDSKYLTRKAAELRRLCDVQFDSSIIGVGEVCKAIICLEIVATRHGTLFDRQSAIKLSGMSEKAYNRSFNLLQNGLGVKNNLDVRELAIQFGCVRLIPIVNKGFSLYRNRFLASLPASRRASADFTRPVFIAVAFYLCAKKHKLKVDKLKLIELCGASETEFSSVSTSMKDLCHDVVGIEEKKDPRDVKGNRELLDVLPEKRKIEDGGYLSDDGPEVSSYKKRKRTEKHAYEKWKSSVIESNDKNKAKVPCKRTKQTCLNFPKEVSETQELEAM; from the exons ATGTCTTCTTCTCCATTCcattctcactctctcttcccATTTCCATGCAAATTCCAAACCCAACTCTCTAACACCCGACCCGACGACCCTCCCGACCCGACTTGGAAGATGGATCTCTCAGACATAGCAAAGAAACTGGACCTCTCTGACTCCAAGTACTTGACCCGGAAAGCCGCCGAGCTCCGCCGCCTCTGCGACGTCCAGTTCGACTCTTCCATCATCGGCGTC gGTGAGGTTTGTAAAGCTATAATCTGCTTAGAAATCGTTGCTACGAG GCATGGTACTTTGTTTGATCGGCAAAGCGCTATAAAGCTGAGTGGCATGTCGGAGAAAGCTTACAACAGGTCCTTCAATTTGTTGCAGAACGGTCTCGGTGTCAa GAACAACTTGGATGTGAGAGAATTGGCGATTCAGTTTGGGTGCGTGAGGCTCATACCTATTGTGAACAAGGGTTTCTCTCT aTATAGGAACAGATTTCTTGCATCGCTGCCAGCTTCTCGTCGTGCAAGTGCTGACTTCACTCGCCCTGTGTTTATTGCTGTAGCATTCTATTTGTGTGCTAAAAAGCACAAG CTCAAGGTAGACAAGCTTAAGTTGATTGAGCTCTGTGGTGCATCTGAAACTGAATTCTCTAGT GTTTCTACTTCCATGAAGGATTTGTGCCATGATGTTGTGGGAATTGAGGAGAAGAAAGACCCTAGAGATGTAAAGGGAAATCGAG AACTTTTGGATGTATTACCTGAGAAACGAAAAATTGAGGATGGTGGTTATTTATCGGATGATGGACCAGAG GTTTCAAGTTACAAGAAGCGCAAAAGAACAGAAAAGCATGCTTATGAGAAGTGGAAATCTTCTGTCATTGAATCTAATGACAAAAACAAGGCAAAAG TTCCTTGCAAGCGAACCAAGCAAACTTGCCTCAACTTTCCCAAGGAAGTTTCAGAGACACAGGAGTTGGAGGCTATGTAA
- the LOC115982828 gene encoding sphinganine C4-monooxygenase 1: MGFEISDDLLGTFVPILVYWLYSGIYVLLGCFENYRLHSKKDEDEKNLVSKATVVKGVLLQQTIQAVVAIILFKVTGNDGSDATVPPSSLIALARQFITAMLVLDTWQYFMHRYMHHNKFLYKHIHSLHHRLVVPYSFGALYNHPIEGLLLDTVGGALSFLLSGMSPRASIFFFSFATIKTVDDHCGLWLPGNLFHVFFKNNTAYHDVHHQLYGTKYNFSQPFFVMWDRILGTYMPYTLEKRAGGGFEAQPTNDYKDD; the protein is encoded by the exons ATGGGTTTTGAGATTTCAGATGATTTGTTGGGAACTTTTGTACCAATCTTGGTTTATTGGTTGTATTCTGGGATTTATGTTTTGTTGGGGTGCTTTGAGAATTACCGGCTGCACTCTAAGAAAGATGAGGATGAGAAGAACTTGGTTTCAAAGGCTACTGTGGTCAAAGGAGTCCTCCTTCAACAAACTATTCAGGCTGTTGTTGCAATCATATTGTTCaag GTGACGGGAAATGATGGCAGTGATGCTACGGTTCCACCATCATCCTTAATTGCTTTAGCTAGACAATTCATCACTGCTATGTTGGTCTTGGATACTTGGCAATACTTTATGCACAGATACATGCATCACAACAAGTTCTTGTACAAGCATATCCATTCTCTACATCACCGTCTTGTTGTACCCTATTCATTTGGAGCTCTGTACAATCACCCCATTGAGGGGCTTCTTCTTGACACAGTTGGTGGAGCTTTATCTTTTCTTCTCTCGGGTATGTCTCCTCGagcctccatcttcttcttctcctttgcTACCATCAAAACAGTAGATGACCACTGCGGGTTATGGCTTCCTGGAAATCTATTCCACgtctttttcaaaaacaatactGCTTATCATGATGTCCACCATCAGCTGTATGGCACCAAGTACAACTTCTCACAGCCATTCTTCGTTATGTGGGATAGAATTCTTGGAACCTATATGCCTTACACGTTAGAGAAGAGAGCGGGTGGGGGCTTTGAAGCACAGCCTACTAATGACTACAAGGATGACTGA